In one window of Thiobacillus sp. DNA:
- a CDS encoding HAD-IIB family hydrolase has protein sequence MDLETPILLATDLDRTLLPNGAQPESPLARPRFRRFVALPEVKLAYVTGRHKALVEQAMAEFDLPTPDFVIGDVGTSIYEVRGHAWRQRPDWQEAIAADWQGNSHGDLAAVLADVEGLRLQEAAKQGPCKLSYYADPLDDPADLMARVRARLDATGARCNLVWSVDETTATGLLDVLPARASKLHALEFLREHLGIPLDHTVFAGDSGNDMEVLESEVPSVLVANARETVRNQAVARAVGQGHGATLYLAQGGLGGMNGNYSAGILEGVAHFIPATRLWLEI, from the coding sequence ATGGATCTTGAAACCCCCATCCTGCTGGCCACGGATCTGGACCGCACCCTGCTGCCCAACGGTGCCCAGCCCGAATCCCCCCTGGCCCGGCCCCGCTTCCGCCGCTTCGTGGCCCTGCCCGAGGTCAAGCTGGCCTACGTGACCGGCCGCCACAAGGCCCTGGTGGAGCAGGCCATGGCCGAATTCGACCTGCCTACGCCCGACTTTGTCATCGGCGACGTCGGTACAAGCATCTATGAGGTGCGGGGCCACGCATGGCGGCAACGCCCGGACTGGCAGGAGGCCATCGCGGCAGACTGGCAGGGCAATAGCCATGGCGACCTGGCCGCCGTGCTGGCGGACGTCGAGGGCTTGCGTCTGCAGGAAGCGGCCAAGCAGGGGCCCTGCAAGCTGAGCTACTACGCCGATCCCCTGGACGACCCCGCCGATCTCATGGCCCGTGTGCGTGCCCGCCTGGACGCCACTGGCGCCCGCTGCAACCTGGTGTGGAGCGTGGACGAGACCACGGCCACGGGCCTGCTGGACGTGCTGCCCGCCCGGGCCAGCAAGCTCCACGCGCTGGAATTCCTGCGGGAACACCTGGGCATTCCCCTGGATCACACCGTCTTCGCCGGCGACAGCGGCAACGACATGGAAGTGCTGGAAAGCGAGGTGCCCTCGGTATTGGTGGCCAATGCCCGGGAAACGGTGCGGAACCAGGCCGTGGCCCGGGCCGTGGGTCAGGGCCACGGCGCCACCCTTTATCTGGCCCAGGGAGGGCTGGGGGGCATGAACGGCAATTACAGCGCCGGCATTCTGGAGGGAGTGGCCCACTTCATCCCCGCTACCCGCCTCTGGCTGGAGATCTAA
- a CDS encoding HAD-IIB family hydrolase, with amino-acid sequence MKRVDTKPGPQGLYLLLVSVHGLIRGSNLELGRDADTGGQTLYVLELARALAELPGVARVDLMTRRVADPHISGDYAKSIETLSPKARIVRIDAGPEGYIRKEELWDHLDSFADNALAFLRNEGLSPDIVHSHYADAGYVGTRLSNLLGVPLVHTGHSLGRVKRRRLIASGLKRDLIEARYHMARRVEAEELTLGAASLVITSTSNEIEEQYGLYDHYQPEQMQVVPPGTDLKSFMPPDGSEGEAPIASQVNRFLDDPAKPMILALSRPDERKNIATLVKAYGESPELRELANLVVVAGNRDDVRDLDIGAQTVLTDLLLDIDRYDLYGKVAYPKHHRRDEVPVLYRLAAASGGVFINPALTEPFGLTLIEAAASGLPIVATFDGGPRDIIGNCQNGFLIDPLNPDAMATALVEVLKDRTTWERLARAGLQGVQRHYSWQAHAQRYIAALQPLLEQGTPARVPPPRRPHLYHDRAIFTDLDQNLLGDQESLTEFVRVVREHRKCASFGIATGRSLESALKVMRRHGIPMPDVLVTSLGTEIHFAPEYQIDKAWARHIDHLWTPTVVRAILDELPGLKRQPKEDQGRFKVSYYIDPQVAPSLEEINRLLHQGDQTVNVTLSFGQFLDVLPIRASKGFAVRWFADQWGIPLEHILAAGGSGADEDMMRGNTLAVVVANRHNDELRALAEAERIYFAQAGYARGILEAIEHYDFYGACTVPRAEAG; translated from the coding sequence ATGAAGCGGGTTGACACCAAGCCGGGCCCCCAAGGGCTTTACCTGCTGCTAGTCAGTGTCCACGGTCTCATCCGTGGCAGCAACCTGGAACTGGGCCGGGACGCGGACACCGGTGGCCAGACCCTTTATGTGCTGGAACTGGCCCGGGCCCTGGCGGAACTGCCGGGGGTGGCCCGGGTGGACCTGATGACCCGCCGGGTTGCGGACCCGCATATCAGCGGCGACTACGCCAAGAGCATTGAAACCCTGAGCCCCAAGGCCCGTATCGTGCGCATCGATGCCGGACCCGAAGGATATATCCGCAAGGAGGAACTCTGGGACCACCTGGATTCCTTTGCAGACAACGCCCTGGCTTTCCTGCGCAACGAGGGGCTGTCGCCGGACATCGTCCATAGCCACTACGCCGACGCGGGCTACGTGGGGACACGCCTTTCCAATCTGCTGGGCGTGCCCCTGGTGCACACGGGTCATTCCCTGGGCCGGGTGAAGCGTCGCCGCCTCATCGCCTCGGGCCTGAAGCGGGATTTGATCGAAGCCCGCTACCACATGGCCAGGCGCGTGGAAGCGGAGGAATTGACCCTGGGTGCCGCCTCCCTGGTCATCACCTCCACGTCCAACGAGATCGAGGAGCAGTACGGCCTCTACGATCATTACCAGCCGGAGCAGATGCAGGTGGTTCCGCCGGGCACGGACCTGAAAAGCTTCATGCCCCCGGACGGCAGCGAAGGTGAGGCACCCATCGCCAGTCAGGTGAACCGGTTCCTGGACGACCCCGCCAAGCCCATGATCCTGGCCCTTTCCCGCCCGGACGAGCGCAAGAACATCGCCACCCTGGTGAAGGCCTATGGCGAGTCGCCGGAACTCCGGGAGCTGGCCAACCTTGTGGTGGTGGCGGGCAATCGGGACGACGTTCGCGACCTGGATATCGGCGCCCAGACGGTGCTCACGGACCTGCTGCTGGACATCGACCGGTACGATCTCTACGGCAAGGTGGCCTATCCCAAGCATCACCGGCGGGACGAGGTGCCTGTCCTGTACCGACTCGCGGCGGCCTCCGGCGGGGTGTTCATCAACCCGGCCCTCACCGAACCCTTCGGCCTTACCCTCATCGAGGCGGCGGCCAGCGGCCTGCCCATCGTCGCCACCTTCGACGGCGGTCCCCGGGACATCATCGGCAACTGCCAGAACGGCTTTCTCATCGATCCCCTCAACCCGGACGCCATGGCGACGGCCCTGGTGGAGGTGCTGAAGGACAGGACGACCTGGGAACGGCTGGCCCGGGCGGGCCTGCAGGGCGTGCAGCGCCACTACTCCTGGCAAGCCCACGCCCAGCGCTACATCGCTGCCCTGCAGCCCTTGCTGGAACAGGGCACTCCTGCGCGGGTGCCGCCGCCGCGCCGGCCCCATCTCTACCACGACCGGGCCATCTTCACGGACCTGGACCAGAATCTGCTGGGGGACCAGGAGTCCCTTACCGAATTCGTGCGTGTGGTTCGGGAACACCGCAAGTGCGCAAGCTTCGGTATCGCCACGGGCCGTTCCCTGGAGTCCGCCCTGAAGGTCATGCGCCGCCATGGCATACCCATGCCCGATGTGCTCGTCACCAGCCTGGGCACGGAGATCCACTTCGCGCCGGAGTACCAGATCGACAAGGCCTGGGCTCGCCACATCGACCACCTGTGGACCCCCACCGTTGTTCGCGCCATCCTGGATGAACTGCCAGGCCTCAAGCGCCAGCCCAAGGAGGACCAGGGTCGGTTCAAGGTGAGCTACTACATCGACCCCCAGGTCGCTCCCTCCCTGGAGGAGATCAACCGCCTGCTGCACCAGGGAGACCAGACCGTGAATGTCACCCTGTCCTTCGGCCAGTTCCTGGACGTGTTGCCCATCAGGGCCTCCAAGGGCTTCGCCGTGCGCTGGTTCGCCGACCAGTGGGGTATACCCCTGGAACACATCCTGGCGGCCGGTGGTTCCGGCGCCGACGAGGACATGATGCGGGGCAATACCCTGGCGGTGGTGGTGGCCAACCGCCACAACGACGAGTTACGGGCCCTGGCGGAAGCGGAGCGCATCTACTTCGCCCAGGCCGGCTATGCCCGGGGCATCCTGGAGGCCATCGAACACTATGACTTCTATGGCGCCTGCACGGTGCCCAGGGCGGAGGCCGGTTGA
- the ettA gene encoding energy-dependent translational throttle protein EttA, translating into MAQYVMSMLRVSKIVPPKRQIIKDISLSFFPGAKIGLLGLNGSGKSTVLKIMAGVDMEFDGEVQRLAGISIGYLPQEPELDPDKTVRDEVEAGLGEVMQARQKLEEVYAAYAEPDADFDRLAEEQGRLEAIIAASGSDAEHQMEIAADALGLPAWDAVIKNLSGGEKRRVALCKLLLQKPDMLLLDEPTNHLDAESVEWLEQFLVRFPGTVVAVTHDRYFLDNAAEWILELDRGHGIPWKGNYSSWLEQKEARLETENKQIDAHMKAMKQELEWVRQNPKARQAKSKARLARFEEMNSVEYQKRNETQEIFIPPGERLGDKVIEFKNVSKSFGDRLLIDDLSFQVPPGAIVGIIGPNGAGKSTLFKMLQGREQPDSGEIDIGSTVKIASVDQSREGLPDDKTVFDAVAEGQDILTVGRFEMPSRAYLGRFNFKGADQGKIVGKLSGGERGRLHLAKTLIQGGNVLLLDEPSNDLDVETLRALEDALLEFAGCVLVISHDRWFLDRIATHILACEGDSHWEFFAGNYQEYEADKKRRLGEEGAKPKRIRYKPISR; encoded by the coding sequence ATGGCCCAGTACGTCATGTCCATGCTCCGCGTGAGCAAGATCGTCCCCCCCAAGCGCCAGATCATCAAGGACATCTCCCTGTCCTTCTTTCCGGGGGCCAAGATCGGCCTGCTGGGCCTGAACGGCTCCGGCAAGTCCACCGTGCTGAAGATCATGGCTGGCGTGGACATGGAATTCGACGGCGAGGTGCAGCGCCTGGCCGGCATCTCCATCGGTTACCTGCCCCAGGAACCGGAGCTGGACCCCGACAAGACCGTGCGGGACGAAGTGGAGGCGGGCCTGGGCGAAGTCATGCAGGCCCGACAGAAGCTTGAGGAGGTCTACGCCGCCTACGCCGAGCCGGACGCCGACTTCGACAGGCTGGCGGAGGAACAGGGCCGCCTGGAGGCCATCATCGCCGCTTCAGGCAGCGATGCGGAACACCAGATGGAAATCGCCGCCGACGCCTTGGGCCTGCCGGCCTGGGACGCGGTCATCAAGAACCTGTCCGGGGGCGAGAAACGCCGGGTGGCCCTGTGCAAGCTGTTGCTGCAGAAGCCCGACATGCTGCTGCTGGACGAGCCCACCAACCACCTGGACGCGGAATCCGTGGAATGGCTGGAACAGTTCCTGGTGCGTTTCCCCGGCACCGTGGTGGCCGTCACCCACGACCGCTATTTCCTGGACAACGCCGCCGAATGGATTCTCGAACTGGACCGGGGCCACGGCATCCCCTGGAAGGGCAACTACTCCTCCTGGCTTGAGCAGAAGGAAGCCCGCCTGGAGACCGAGAACAAGCAGATCGACGCCCACATGAAGGCCATGAAGCAGGAACTGGAATGGGTGCGCCAGAACCCCAAGGCCCGCCAGGCCAAGTCCAAGGCACGCCTGGCCCGCTTCGAGGAGATGAACTCCGTCGAATACCAGAAGCGCAACGAGACCCAGGAAATCTTCATCCCGCCGGGCGAACGCCTGGGCGACAAGGTCATCGAGTTCAAGAACGTCAGCAAGAGCTTTGGCGACCGGTTGCTCATCGACGATCTGAGCTTCCAGGTGCCCCCCGGTGCCATCGTCGGCATCATCGGCCCCAACGGCGCCGGCAAGTCCACCCTGTTCAAGATGCTGCAAGGCCGCGAACAGCCGGACAGCGGCGAGATCGATATCGGCTCCACCGTGAAGATCGCCTCCGTGGACCAGTCCCGGGAAGGGCTGCCGGACGACAAGACGGTGTTCGATGCCGTGGCGGAAGGCCAGGATATCCTCACCGTGGGCCGCTTCGAGATGCCCAGCCGGGCTTATCTCGGCCGCTTCAACTTCAAGGGCGCCGACCAGGGCAAGATCGTCGGCAAGCTGTCCGGCGGCGAGCGGGGCCGCCTGCACCTGGCCAAGACCCTCATCCAGGGCGGCAACGTGCTGCTGCTGGACGAACCCTCCAACGACCTGGACGTGGAAACCCTGCGCGCCCTGGAAGACGCCCTGCTGGAGTTCGCCGGCTGCGTGCTGGTCATCTCCCACGACCGCTGGTTCCTGGACCGCATCGCCACTCACATCCTGGCCTGCGAGGGGGATTCCCACTGGGAGTTTTTCGCCGGCAACTACCAGGAATACGAGGCGGACAAGAAGCGGCGCCTGGGGGAGGAAGGTGCGAAACCGAAGCGGATTCGGTATAAGCCTATTTCGCGGTAA
- a CDS encoding ATP-binding protein: protein MLRKLTLSNFSVFGEAQISWAAGLNVIVGENGTGKSQLMKLAYSLGWVSQAQGLATRQTKDELQRRIADKIVGTCRPEYLGRMVSRKQGRNRCEVMVTFASPAKSSFRFSFASNSRSEVKIEKMPEAYLAAAPVFIPTREMLSIFPGFIAAYEARELEFEETYYDIARALNAAARKRRTAPVEAMIERIEKLLKGRIRLDAGRFYLLPDQPGQGRIEMPLIAEGMRKLAMLAYLLMNGALRDRGTLFWDEPETNLNPKLMVLVAEALVELAKQGYQVVIATHSLFLLRELSIQIAKSQTPPDASFISLDRQEDGTVTVNQTSTTEELDPLLMLDEDLRQSDRYLELP from the coding sequence ATGCTTAGGAAACTAACACTCTCAAATTTCAGTGTATTCGGGGAAGCTCAGATTAGTTGGGCGGCCGGATTAAATGTCATCGTTGGCGAAAATGGCACGGGCAAAAGCCAATTGATGAAACTCGCTTATTCGTTAGGCTGGGTAAGTCAGGCACAAGGGCTGGCAACTCGACAGACCAAGGATGAACTACAGCGCCGTATTGCCGACAAGATTGTGGGTACCTGCCGACCTGAGTATCTTGGCCGTATGGTGTCGCGCAAGCAAGGCAGAAATCGGTGTGAGGTTATGGTCACTTTCGCTTCGCCCGCAAAATCCTCTTTCAGATTTTCTTTTGCTTCCAATAGCCGTAGCGAGGTGAAAATTGAAAAGATGCCGGAGGCCTATTTAGCTGCCGCACCAGTATTCATCCCTACTCGCGAAATGCTCTCGATCTTTCCTGGGTTCATTGCTGCCTACGAGGCACGCGAATTGGAATTCGAAGAGACCTACTACGACATTGCCCGTGCCTTGAACGCGGCAGCCCGAAAACGACGGACAGCACCTGTTGAAGCAATGATCGAACGTATCGAGAAGCTGCTCAAGGGGCGTATTCGTTTAGATGCCGGGCGCTTTTACCTTTTGCCAGATCAACCAGGGCAAGGCCGCATTGAAATGCCCCTTATTGCTGAAGGCATGCGTAAGCTCGCAATGCTCGCTTACCTATTGATGAATGGGGCACTGCGCGACCGGGGCACGCTTTTCTGGGATGAACCTGAAACAAACCTAAATCCGAAGTTGATGGTGCTCGTTGCCGAGGCTTTGGTGGAACTAGCAAAACAGGGCTACCAAGTAGTAATTGCCACGCATAGCCTTTTCTTGCTGCGTGAATTATCCATTCAGATCGCGAAGAGTCAGACGCCACCCGATGCCAGTTTTATTTCTCTGGATCGGCAGGAAGATGGCACCGTTACTGTCAATCAAACGAGTACGACGGAAGAGCTAGATCCACTCTTGATGCTTGATGAGGATTTAAGGCAGTCAGACCGTTACCTTGAATTGCCCTGA
- a CDS encoding DUF2914 domain-containing protein, translated as MRFDLNLESFKRALPAVAFFAGFLWDALTLGRSVAPLDLWILTAYLAGAGGLLWFLGKRQLALSTLSTLSPQPAEPGQPTEQVPWWRESGPYFLLQFLFGGLFSALFIFYFKSSSHFLAFLWALGLGGLLVANEFLEDRYRRFTLTWALFGLCAMLLLNFVVPHVVGSISVAWFILSTLAGAGLAHFLHLKTPGQPGRIRPVWAIAAGLLLAYFQDVIPPVPLVKKDIAVGHALAKAEGDYVLKQEKTSWWVFWRRVSKEVHVKPGERIYCVSAVFAPTGLDTRLYHRWSHYDDDRGWVTTSHIGFGLAGGREGGYRGYTWKQNLAPGEWKVAVETENGHTVAVHRFELSAEPLADGAPMVEKRF; from the coding sequence ATTCGCTTCGACCTAAACCTGGAAAGCTTCAAGCGGGCCCTGCCCGCCGTGGCCTTCTTCGCCGGCTTCCTGTGGGACGCCCTCACCCTGGGCCGCTCGGTAGCCCCCCTGGACTTGTGGATCCTGACGGCCTACCTGGCGGGGGCCGGTGGGCTGCTGTGGTTCCTGGGCAAGCGGCAACTGGCCTTATCAACCCTGTCAACCTTATCCCCCCAGCCCGCCGAGCCGGGCCAGCCCACGGAGCAAGTTCCCTGGTGGCGAGAATCCGGCCCCTACTTCCTGCTCCAGTTCCTGTTCGGCGGCCTGTTCTCCGCCCTGTTCATCTTCTACTTCAAGAGTTCCAGCCACTTCCTGGCCTTCCTGTGGGCCCTGGGCCTGGGAGGGCTGCTGGTGGCCAACGAATTCCTGGAGGACCGCTACCGCCGCTTTACCCTCACCTGGGCCCTGTTCGGCCTGTGCGCCATGCTGCTGCTGAACTTCGTGGTGCCCCACGTGGTGGGCAGTATCTCCGTGGCCTGGTTCATCCTGAGCACCCTGGCCGGCGCGGGTCTGGCCCATTTTCTGCACCTGAAAACGCCGGGCCAGCCGGGGCGTATCCGCCCCGTGTGGGCCATCGCCGCCGGCCTGCTGCTGGCCTATTTCCAGGACGTCATCCCCCCCGTGCCCCTGGTGAAGAAGGATATCGCCGTGGGCCATGCCCTGGCCAAGGCCGAGGGTGACTATGTGCTGAAGCAGGAGAAGACGTCCTGGTGGGTGTTCTGGCGCCGGGTGTCCAAGGAGGTGCACGTGAAGCCCGGGGAGCGTATCTACTGCGTCTCCGCCGTGTTCGCCCCCACGGGCCTGGACACCCGCCTGTACCACCGCTGGTCCCATTACGACGACGACCGGGGATGGGTCACCACCTCCCACATCGGCTTCGGCCTGGCCGGGGGCCGGGAAGGGGGCTACCGGGGCTACACCTGGAAGCAGAACCTGGCCCCCGGCGAATGGAAAGTTGCGGTGGAAACGGAGAACGGCCATACCGTGGCCGTGCACCGCTTCGAGCTGTCGGCGGAGCCCCTGGCGGACGGCGCCCCCATGGTGGAAAAACGATTCTGA
- a CDS encoding GIY-YIG nuclease family protein produces MESCGGNGERPYRGRAPLRAVGGAPGGRRPHGGKTILKAVDAPACTTYQLRIHVPRPLRIAVGRLGCFGFPAGDYVYTGSARRNFQARIDRHLRKEKTLRWHIDYLLAAPGVTVTSVHPSREGECALNQATDGHIVVPGFGASDCRRGCGSHLKYLGAGALPVSNARLAVGNDWG; encoded by the coding sequence ATGGAAAGTTGCGGTGGAAACGGAGAACGGCCATACCGTGGCCGTGCACCGCTTCGAGCTGTCGGCGGAGCCCCTGGCGGACGGCGCCCCCATGGTGGAAAAACGATTCTGAAGGCCGTGGACGCGCCGGCCTGCACCACCTACCAGCTCCGCATCCATGTCCCCCGGCCCCTCCGCATCGCCGTGGGCCGCCTGGGCTGTTTCGGCTTCCCCGCCGGGGACTATGTCTACACCGGCTCCGCCCGGCGCAATTTCCAGGCCCGCATCGACCGCCACCTGCGCAAGGAAAAAACCCTGCGCTGGCACATCGATTACCTGCTGGCCGCGCCAGGGGTGACGGTCACCTCGGTCCATCCCTCCCGCGAGGGCGAATGCGCCCTGAACCAGGCTACCGATGGGCACATCGTCGTGCCAGGCTTCGGCGCCTCCGACTGTAGGCGTGGCTGCGGCAGCCACCTTAAATATCTGGGTGCCGGCGCCCTTCCCGTCTCCAATGCCAGGCTGGCCGTTGGGAATGACTGGGGATAG
- a CDS encoding glycogen/starch/alpha-glucan phosphorylase, with amino-acid sequence MNKKPTPTQAASPSPEPTRTGLSAATIRQAFLDNLFYVQGRFLEVATPNDLYQALAYTLRDRLLHRWVSTVQTYRETDCRTVCYLSAEYLPGPHLGKNLLNLGIMDNAREAMADLGLDLDAILEQEEEPGLGNGGLGRLAACFMDSLATLQIPAISYGIRYEYGIFDQVIRDGWQLETSDTWLHNGNPWEVRRPNVSFEIMVGGATETYVDGQGRPRTRWFSSDIFRGVAFDTPILGHEVNTVNLLRLWAAEAPESFDFQTFNQGDYAGAVMRKVRSETVSKVLYPNDEVDSGKRLRLMQQYFFVSCSLQDMIRIHLTTARPLEKFHEKYAAQLNDTHPTIAVAELMRLLVDVHGMDWDTAWGVTTRTFAYTNHTLLPEALEKWPLPLFENLLPRHLEIVYEINRRFLDDMRLRYPYDEARIARLSIIDETGPRYVRMANLACVAAFAINGVAELHTRLLGQTVLKDFHDTWPEKFQNKTNGVTPRRFMVLSNPGLAGLLDESLGPEWIKDLDRLRGLEKFADDASFQARWQTVKRERKSHLADYIAHIQGIRLDPDSLFDIQAKRIHEYKRQHLNVLHIVALYNRLKHGLDLPPRAFVFGGKAAPGYAMAKLIIKLINAVAEVVNRDPDIRGRIKVVFVPDYSVKTAQHVYPAANLSEQISTAGKEASGTGNMKFSMNGALTIGTLDGANVEIREEVGADNFFLFGLTAEEVERVKQAGYRPADLYHGHEEIRAALDLIASGFFSHGDRDLFRPLVDQLIQHDEYLALADFPTYAECQGRVGDVYRDEKLWTRMSILNVARIGKFSSDRTIAEYCRDIWRVGPVPIELKL; translated from the coding sequence ATGAACAAGAAGCCCACCCCCACCCAGGCAGCCTCACCATCGCCGGAACCCACCCGCACCGGCCTTTCAGCCGCCACCATCCGCCAGGCCTTCCTGGACAACCTGTTCTACGTGCAGGGCCGCTTCCTGGAGGTGGCCACCCCCAACGACCTCTACCAGGCCCTGGCCTACACCCTGCGGGACCGCCTGCTGCACCGCTGGGTAAGCACGGTGCAGACCTACAGGGAGACCGACTGCCGCACGGTCTGCTACCTGTCGGCGGAATACCTGCCCGGCCCCCACCTGGGCAAGAACCTGCTCAACCTGGGCATCATGGACAACGCCCGGGAGGCCATGGCGGACCTGGGCCTGGACCTGGACGCCATCCTGGAGCAGGAGGAGGAACCGGGCCTGGGCAACGGTGGCCTGGGGCGCCTGGCGGCCTGCTTCATGGATTCCCTGGCCACCCTGCAGATCCCGGCCATCAGCTACGGCATCCGCTATGAGTACGGCATCTTCGACCAGGTGATCCGGGACGGCTGGCAGCTGGAGACCAGCGACACCTGGCTGCATAACGGCAATCCCTGGGAGGTGCGCCGGCCCAACGTGAGCTTCGAGATCATGGTGGGCGGTGCAACCGAGACCTATGTGGACGGCCAGGGCCGGCCACGGACCCGCTGGTTCTCCAGCGACATTTTCCGGGGCGTGGCCTTCGACACCCCCATCCTGGGCCACGAGGTCAACACCGTGAACCTGCTGCGCCTGTGGGCCGCCGAGGCGCCGGAGTCCTTCGACTTCCAGACCTTCAACCAGGGGGACTACGCCGGCGCCGTCATGCGCAAGGTGCGTTCCGAAACCGTGAGCAAGGTGCTCTACCCCAACGACGAGGTGGACAGCGGCAAGCGCCTGCGCCTCATGCAGCAATACTTCTTCGTCTCCTGCTCCCTCCAGGACATGATCCGCATACACCTCACCACGGCCCGGCCTCTGGAGAAGTTCCACGAGAAATACGCCGCCCAGCTCAACGACACCCATCCCACCATCGCCGTGGCGGAACTCATGCGCCTGCTGGTGGACGTCCACGGCATGGACTGGGACACGGCCTGGGGCGTCACCACCCGCACCTTCGCCTACACCAACCACACCCTGCTGCCCGAGGCCCTGGAGAAGTGGCCCCTGCCCCTGTTCGAGAACCTGCTGCCCCGGCACCTGGAGATCGTCTACGAGATCAACCGCCGCTTCCTGGACGACATGCGCCTGCGTTACCCCTATGACGAAGCACGCATCGCCCGCCTGTCCATCATCGACGAGACCGGCCCCCGCTACGTGCGCATGGCCAACCTGGCCTGCGTGGCCGCCTTCGCCATCAACGGCGTAGCCGAGCTGCACACCCGCCTGCTGGGGCAAACCGTGCTGAAGGACTTCCACGACACCTGGCCTGAGAAGTTCCAGAACAAGACCAACGGCGTCACCCCCCGGCGCTTCATGGTGCTCTCCAACCCGGGCCTGGCCGGCCTGCTGGACGAAAGCCTGGGGCCGGAATGGATCAAGGACCTGGACCGCTTGCGGGGCCTGGAAAAATTCGCCGACGACGCCTCGTTCCAGGCCCGCTGGCAGACGGTGAAGCGGGAACGCAAGTCCCACCTGGCGGACTACATCGCCCATATCCAGGGCATCAGACTGGACCCGGACAGCCTGTTCGACATCCAGGCCAAGCGCATCCACGAATACAAGCGCCAGCACCTCAACGTGCTGCACATCGTCGCCCTCTACAACCGCCTCAAGCACGGCCTGGACCTGCCCCCGCGCGCCTTCGTCTTCGGCGGCAAGGCCGCGCCGGGCTACGCCATGGCCAAGCTCATCATCAAGCTCATCAACGCCGTGGCCGAGGTGGTGAACCGGGACCCGGACATCCGTGGCCGCATCAAGGTGGTGTTCGTGCCCGACTACAGTGTCAAGACAGCCCAGCACGTCTACCCTGCCGCCAACCTGTCCGAGCAGATCTCCACCGCCGGCAAGGAGGCCTCCGGAACGGGCAACATGAAGTTCTCCATGAACGGCGCCCTCACCATCGGCACCCTGGACGGCGCCAACGTGGAAATCCGCGAGGAGGTGGGGGCCGACAACTTCTTCCTCTTCGGCCTCACGGCGGAGGAAGTGGAGCGGGTGAAGCAGGCCGGCTACCGCCCCGCCGACCTCTACCACGGCCACGAGGAAATCCGCGCCGCCCTGGACCTCATCGCCAGCGGCTTCTTCTCCCACGGCGACCGGGACCTGTTCCGCCCCCTGGTGGACCAGCTCATCCAGCATGACGAATACCTGGCCCTGGCGGACTTCCCCACCTACGCCGAATGCCAGGGCCGGGTGGGGGACGTGTACCGGGACGAAAAGCTCTGGACCCGCATGTCCATCCTCAACGTGGCCCGCATCGGCAAGTTCTCATCGGACCGCACCATCGCCGAATACTGCCGGGACATCTGGCGGGTGGGGCCGGTGCCTATCGAGTTGAAGCTGTGA
- a CDS encoding BrnT family toxin, with the protein MIDLGLVTGFDWDSGNARKNEKHGVTAAEAEQVFFNQPLLLLEDMKHSLDEPRFHALGHTHDGRLLHLTFTLRHEGTSIRVISARDMHRKERAIYEQAT; encoded by the coding sequence ATGATTGATCTCGGCTTGGTCACCGGCTTCGACTGGGATTCCGGCAATGCCCGGAAGAACGAAAAGCATGGCGTCACGGCAGCGGAAGCGGAGCAGGTCTTCTTCAACCAGCCTTTGCTGTTGCTGGAAGACATGAAACACAGTCTGGACGAACCGCGTTTCCATGCGCTGGGGCATACCCACGACGGCCGCCTGTTGCACCTCACCTTCACGCTACGTCATGAAGGCACGAGCATCCGGGTGATATCGGCGCGGGACATGCATCGGAAAGAAAGGGCTATCTATGAGCAAGCGACTTAA
- a CDS encoding BrnA antitoxin family protein, with protein sequence MSKRLKPIPAFKTETEERAFWETHDSAEYVDWSKAQATVLPNLKPTTQTISLRLPLHLLETIKAAANARDVPYQSLIKVWLQEKVEQ encoded by the coding sequence ATGAGCAAGCGACTTAAACCCATTCCTGCCTTCAAGACGGAGACCGAGGAACGCGCGTTCTGGGAAACCCACGACAGCGCCGAGTACGTGGACTGGTCCAAGGCCCAGGCCACGGTGCTGCCCAATCTCAAGCCCACCACCCAGACCATCTCCCTGCGCCTGCCCCTGCATCTGCTGGAGACCATCAAGGCCGCCGCCAATGCCCGGGACGTGCCCTACCAGTCGCTGATCAAGGTCTGGCTCCAGGAGAAGGTTGAGCAGTAG